The following are encoded in a window of Jeotgalibacillus aurantiacus genomic DNA:
- a CDS encoding S9 family peptidase, translating to MIQFKQPDVENFFQTFGIQSFAVNKDETQLVFSTNLNGKYNLWAMDLPDTFPYPLSFHNQSCSEITFDPKSRFLLAVIDQDGDENGQVYALPTSGGSLEPLRQYEGARHMGLRLSKDGEKLYYTSTKDDSTYLKSYEYNLNDGTETIIQHGKGASTHLTAKSPDEQTFAYVKHYANTYVLAFIKKGEQEVMLTPKTDKQHTVSGIEFVSDNIIYFTTDFDEDFSYLARFDVDNETFEKVTGVEQEGFDRVIFDKVTNSLYITAEKGVRDKLYQYSLDTETLKEVEIPTSEIAGLKVAESGNLYLMGRTAVRPPNLYVRDENGWKQLTNYNVPGVKEEELVEPELFTYKSFDGLEIEAQLFKAKPDKDNGHVILWPHGGPQAAERATFRSLFQFLVYRGYSIFTPNFRGSTGYGLAFSKMVEGDWGHGPRLDNMEGLEFLFKEGLADRDKVLLMGGSYGGYMALLLHGRHADYFKAVVDIFGPCNLFSFIESVPEHWKPVMKQWVGDPVEDKEKLTEDSPIQYLDTMTKPMFVIQGAKDPRVVKAESDQIVEALRAKGRDVKYLVLEDEGHGFSKKANEMKVYEEVLAFFDGFIS from the coding sequence ATGATTCAATTCAAGCAGCCGGATGTAGAAAACTTTTTTCAAACATTCGGTATTCAGTCATTTGCAGTCAACAAGGACGAAACACAGCTCGTATTCAGTACAAACCTGAATGGTAAATATAATTTATGGGCGATGGACCTGCCCGACACTTTCCCATACCCGCTCAGCTTTCATAATCAGAGCTGCTCTGAAATCACTTTTGATCCGAAAAGCCGATTCCTGCTTGCTGTCATCGATCAGGATGGCGATGAAAACGGTCAGGTGTATGCTTTGCCAACATCAGGAGGCAGTCTTGAGCCGCTTAGACAATATGAAGGTGCCAGACATATGGGGCTTCGCCTGTCAAAGGATGGCGAAAAACTGTATTACACTTCTACAAAAGATGACTCAACGTATCTGAAGTCATATGAATACAATTTAAATGACGGGACAGAAACGATTATTCAACACGGCAAGGGAGCGTCTACTCATTTAACGGCGAAAAGCCCTGATGAACAGACGTTTGCTTATGTGAAACATTATGCCAATACATACGTTCTCGCTTTTATTAAAAAAGGGGAACAGGAAGTGATGCTGACGCCGAAAACAGATAAGCAGCATACGGTTTCAGGGATTGAGTTCGTATCGGATAATATAATCTATTTTACAACTGATTTTGATGAAGATTTTTCATATCTGGCACGCTTTGATGTTGATAATGAGACGTTTGAAAAGGTGACTGGTGTTGAACAGGAAGGCTTTGACCGGGTGATTTTTGATAAAGTGACAAATTCCCTTTACATCACTGCTGAAAAAGGTGTGCGGGACAAGCTGTATCAATACAGTCTCGATACTGAAACGCTTAAGGAAGTTGAAATTCCCACTTCTGAGATCGCGGGCCTGAAGGTAGCGGAGTCAGGGAATCTTTATCTGATGGGACGAACGGCTGTGAGACCGCCTAATCTCTATGTGAGAGATGAGAACGGCTGGAAGCAGCTGACGAATTATAATGTTCCGGGTGTAAAGGAAGAGGAGCTGGTGGAGCCGGAGCTATTTACGTACAAATCGTTTGATGGTCTGGAAATTGAAGCGCAGCTGTTTAAAGCTAAGCCTGATAAAGACAATGGGCACGTTATTTTATGGCCGCACGGAGGTCCGCAGGCTGCAGAACGTGCAACATTCCGTTCGCTGTTCCAATTCCTTGTGTACAGGGGGTACAGCATTTTTACACCAAATTTCCGTGGATCCACAGGCTACGGACTGGCGTTCTCTAAAATGGTGGAAGGCGACTGGGGACATGGTCCGCGTCTTGATAACATGGAAGGGCTCGAATTTTTATTTAAAGAAGGACTGGCCGACCGCGATAAAGTACTGTTAATGGGCGGCAGCTACGGCGGCTATATGGCACTTCTATTACACGGCCGTCATGCAGATTATTTTAAAGCGGTTGTGGATATTTTCGGTCCGTGCAACTTATTCAGCTTTATTGAATCGGTTCCCGAGCACTGGAAGCCGGTGATGAAGCAGTGGGTAGGGGATCCTGTAGAGGATAAAGAAAAGCTGACAGAGGATTCACCAATTCAGTATCTCGATACGATGACAAAGCCAATGTTCGTCATCCAGGGTGCTAAAGATCCGCGCGTTGTAAAAGCTGAGTCAGATCAGATCGTAGAAGCGCTGAGGGCAAAGGGCCGAGACGTGAAATATCTGGTGCTTGAGGATGAGGGACACGGGTTCTCTAAAAAGGCGAATGAGATGAAGGTGTATGAGGAAGTGCTGGCGTTTTTTGATGGGTTTATTTCATAA
- a CDS encoding ECF transporter S component, protein MLKNTQLLVKLSMFSAIAFVLMLLNFPLPFLPDFLKIDFSDVPALLAALLFSPMAGVIVEALKNILYYLFRGSGIPIGELSNFIAGCAFILPVAFFYHKRKTKGALAKGLISGTLLMVTLLAVLNYFLILPAYAWFFGMDFMLDPTVKLSTTLGAIIPFNLIKAAFVSALFIPIFVKLRPWIKQNQLHPEIT, encoded by the coding sequence ATGTTAAAAAACACGCAATTACTCGTAAAGCTTTCGATGTTCAGCGCCATCGCATTTGTGCTGATGCTGCTCAATTTTCCGCTTCCGTTTTTACCGGATTTCCTAAAAATTGACTTCAGCGACGTACCTGCACTTTTAGCAGCACTGTTGTTTTCGCCAATGGCAGGAGTCATCGTGGAAGCACTGAAAAACATTCTTTATTATTTATTCCGCGGCAGCGGCATCCCGATCGGGGAACTTTCTAACTTTATCGCAGGCTGTGCATTCATCCTGCCGGTAGCTTTTTTCTATCATAAACGCAAAACAAAAGGCGCACTCGCAAAAGGACTCATTTCCGGAACATTACTGATGGTTACCCTACTGGCAGTTCTGAATTATTTCTTAATTCTTCCGGCATACGCATGGTTTTTCGGCATGGACTTCATGCTTGACCCAACCGTAAAACTTTCAACAACACTTGGCGCGATTATCCCGTTTAACCTGATTAAAGCAGCATTCGTTTCTGCTTTATTTATACCAATATTCGTCAAATTAAGACCATGGATTAAGCAAAATCAGCTTCATCCTGAAATAACCTAA
- the pepT gene encoding peptidase T: MKHELMDRLITYAKIDTQSNAASATTPSTEKQWDLLRLLENELKDIGMEEVEVDENGYLMATLPSNTDADVPTIGFLAHVDTATDFTGTNVNPQVIETYESGDITLNEELNVVLSPREFPEINKYKGHTLITTDGTTLLGADNKAGIAEIMTAMNYLIQHPEIKHGKIRVAFTPDEEIGRGPHKFDVERFGAQYAYTIDGGPLGELQYESFNAAGAKVVIKGNNVHPGTAKNKMVNSLKIGMEFNRLLPLDEAPEFTSGYEGFFHLLHMSGDVEKTEMEYIIRDHSREKFEARKKLLQRAANETNAKHGEGTVTLLVEDQYYNMREKIEPVRFIVDIAQETMNDLGIDAIIEPIRGGTDGSQLSFMGLPTPNIFTGGENFHGKFEYISVDNMEKAVQVIVGIAKRFPHVDK; this comes from the coding sequence ATGAAACATGAATTAATGGACCGTTTAATTACATATGCAAAAATCGATACACAATCCAATGCCGCATCTGCCACCACACCATCAACTGAAAAGCAGTGGGATCTGCTGCGCTTACTTGAAAATGAGTTAAAGGATATTGGGATGGAGGAAGTAGAGGTTGATGAAAACGGCTATTTAATGGCAACTCTTCCTTCTAATACGGATGCGGATGTACCAACCATTGGTTTCCTGGCCCACGTGGATACGGCAACCGACTTTACAGGAACAAACGTCAATCCACAGGTCATTGAGACCTATGAAAGCGGCGATATCACGTTAAACGAAGAGCTGAATGTCGTTTTATCACCCCGTGAATTCCCTGAGATCAATAAATATAAGGGACATACCTTGATTACAACAGACGGTACCACTCTTTTAGGTGCTGATAACAAGGCTGGAATTGCTGAAATCATGACGGCCATGAATTATCTGATTCAGCATCCGGAAATTAAGCATGGAAAGATCCGCGTTGCCTTTACACCTGATGAGGAAATCGGTCGTGGTCCCCACAAGTTTGATGTTGAGCGTTTTGGTGCTCAATATGCTTATACAATTGACGGTGGCCCACTTGGAGAATTACAGTACGAGAGTTTTAACGCTGCAGGAGCAAAGGTCGTCATCAAAGGAAACAACGTACACCCGGGGACAGCAAAAAATAAAATGGTGAATTCACTAAAGATCGGAATGGAATTTAACCGTCTTCTTCCATTAGATGAAGCTCCTGAATTCACATCAGGCTATGAAGGATTCTTCCACCTCCTGCACATGTCAGGTGATGTGGAAAAAACGGAAATGGAGTACATTATCCGTGACCATAGCCGCGAGAAATTTGAAGCCCGTAAAAAGCTGCTGCAACGCGCTGCAAATGAAACAAATGCCAAACATGGAGAAGGCACTGTTACGTTACTTGTGGAAGATCAGTATTACAATATGCGTGAAAAAATTGAACCTGTGCGTTTTATTGTGGATATTGCACAGGAAACGATGAATGACCTTGGCATTGATGCCATCATTGAGCCAATTCGCGGCGGCACCGATGGGTCTCAGCTATCCTTTATGGGACTGCCAACACCCAACATCTTTACCGGCGGAGAGAATTTCCACGGTAAATTTGAGTATATCTCTGTGGACAACATGGAAAAAGCAGTTCAAGTCATCGTAGGGATTGCTAAACGTTTTCCACATGTGGATAAATAA
- a CDS encoding ParM/StbA family protein — MTNARIAAVDVGNDSIKALFGKSDYEVSIPNVIARDREDRPVIGIEDLHQKDPLDGLHIRVHSPALQDNNVIYRVGDLATKSDNATELDPGSSKSEEDQSLVMLFATIALDAVREESGFKDKNNVVDATYTLGTGLPLREVKEGKDVGFRSQLLGSVHQVEFLVTPKYQGKKVNIKFEEVKVYPEGFAAFINLVMDNDGKIINRDLIDKQILIQDIGGLSTDIAVIRNRNVDDDKAQGFNLGVSESLEQIREEIRSRHGVELDSRRDVVDIITKKNDRNHIMVKGSRTSVHDITDRILLDLAKKEYRHLRNVWQKNSQTEICYFVGGGAMVLKEYLKTLNNNLDGYNIDFFEDEKESIWMMANAYHKLISDFVRKNSSAKEAAAAKDQKEAKAVSK; from the coding sequence ATGACAAACGCAAGAATTGCAGCAGTTGATGTAGGTAACGATTCAATAAAAGCGCTTTTTGGAAAATCAGATTATGAAGTAAGTATTCCAAACGTAATTGCCCGTGATCGCGAAGACCGTCCTGTCATCGGGATTGAGGACCTTCACCAGAAGGATCCGCTCGATGGCCTTCATATTCGTGTACACTCCCCTGCCCTGCAGGACAACAACGTCATTTACCGTGTTGGCGACCTGGCAACAAAGAGTGATAACGCCACTGAGCTTGATCCGGGAAGTAGTAAGTCAGAAGAAGATCAGTCTCTTGTTATGCTATTCGCAACGATCGCACTTGATGCCGTTCGTGAGGAATCAGGATTTAAAGATAAAAATAATGTAGTTGATGCAACTTATACATTAGGAACAGGCCTGCCTTTACGTGAAGTGAAGGAAGGTAAGGACGTAGGGTTCCGTTCTCAGCTACTGGGCTCAGTACACCAGGTTGAGTTCCTCGTTACACCTAAATACCAGGGTAAAAAAGTAAACATCAAGTTTGAGGAAGTAAAAGTTTATCCGGAAGGATTTGCGGCGTTTATTAATCTCGTAATGGATAACGACGGGAAAATTATTAACCGCGACCTCATTGATAAGCAGATTCTGATTCAGGATATCGGTGGACTTTCAACGGATATCGCCGTGATCCGTAACCGTAACGTGGATGACGATAAAGCGCAGGGCTTCAACCTGGGTGTATCTGAATCACTTGAACAGATTCGTGAAGAAATCCGCTCAAGACACGGGGTTGAGCTCGATTCACGCCGTGATGTAGTCGACATTATCACAAAGAAAAATGACCGCAATCACATCATGGTTAAGGGAAGCCGTACAAGTGTCCATGACATTACGGACCGTATTCTCCTTGACCTTGCGAAGAAAGAATACCGTCATCTGCGCAACGTCTGGCAGAAAAACTCTCAGACTGAAATCTGCTACTTTGTCGGCGGCGGAGCGATGGTGTTAAAAGAGTATCTGAAGACGCTGAATAACAACCTCGATGGCTACAACATCGACTTCTTTGAGGATGAGAAAGAAAGCATCTGGATGATGGCTAATGCTTACCACAAGCTGATCAGTGACTTTGTACGCAAAAATTCATCTGCAAAGGAAGCTGCAGCTGCTAAAGATCAAAAAGAAGCAAAAGCAGTCTCTAAATAA
- a CDS encoding YIP1 family protein — translation MNPFLSVWFKPKATTSYMIEQNKKKLSLIILMIAGIGGLLNALQETGINSVVSPALIAIIVLIGGPIIGLGGYYIGSWLYTVVGGWLDGSGTVQEMRKTFGLTGVTNLVLTVVVVIYVMIYGELYFQRPGFMEISVLPEGSALLLGAISFILGIWNMIITSKMTGVVHRFSSWKGFLVNIILGVAIALITIPVVFFITAFSIL, via the coding sequence ATGAATCCATTTTTATCTGTCTGGTTTAAACCGAAAGCGACAACCAGTTATATGATTGAACAGAATAAGAAGAAATTATCTTTAATTATTTTGATGATTGCAGGCATTGGAGGACTGTTAAATGCGTTGCAGGAGACGGGAATCAATTCTGTTGTATCCCCTGCCCTCATAGCAATTATTGTACTGATTGGTGGTCCGATCATTGGCTTGGGAGGCTATTATATTGGCAGCTGGCTCTACACGGTGGTTGGTGGCTGGTTAGACGGTTCTGGTACTGTGCAGGAGATGAGAAAAACCTTTGGATTAACGGGGGTTACAAATCTCGTCCTAACAGTAGTAGTGGTAATATATGTGATGATCTATGGAGAGCTGTACTTTCAGCGACCGGGGTTTATGGAGATATCTGTTTTACCAGAGGGATCGGCATTACTGTTAGGCGCAATAAGCTTTATCTTAGGAATTTGGAATATGATTATCACTAGCAAAATGACCGGTGTCGTGCATCGCTTCTCAAGCTGGAAGGGGTTTCTCGTTAACATTATCCTGGGGGTAGCGATTGCCCTTATCACCATACCAGTCGTATTTTTCATTACTGCATTTTCAATCTTGTAA
- the iadA gene encoding beta-aspartyl-peptidase, which yields MLTVIKNADVYTPESIGIKDILIADKRIAAIEDQIDLPEETPGLKVIDAEHKIAVPGFIDSHVHIMGGGGEGSYKTRTPELQLTDATLGGVTTLVGVIGTDGTTRTMPSLIAKARALEEEGITCYVHTGSYQVPVKTLTGKIEDDLILIDRVIGAGEIAIADHRSSQPTVEEMAKIASAARIGGMLSGKAGIINVHVGDSYDHLKIIEQVVETTDIPIRQFYPTHINRNPHLFEAGIAYAKRGGYVDFTTSSIPKFLEEGEVKCSTALKRMLEAGVQASQITFTSDGQASLPDFDQDGELIGLQIGKVTSLYKEVRDAVLEEKVPLSTAIRMVTQNPAKILKLTQKGELVSGKDADVVLLSHDDYSIDSVFALGKLMVHKGEAVVKGTFE from the coding sequence ATGTTAACGGTAATAAAAAATGCAGATGTGTACACGCCTGAATCCATTGGTATAAAGGATATTTTAATTGCAGATAAACGTATCGCGGCGATTGAGGACCAAATTGATCTCCCAGAGGAGACACCGGGTCTCAAGGTCATTGACGCTGAGCATAAAATAGCCGTACCAGGCTTCATTGATTCACATGTCCACATCATGGGAGGCGGGGGAGAAGGCAGCTACAAAACCCGAACGCCAGAACTTCAGCTGACAGATGCTACGCTTGGAGGTGTGACGACGCTCGTGGGTGTCATCGGAACAGACGGCACAACCCGCACCATGCCTTCACTGATTGCAAAAGCAAGAGCGCTGGAAGAGGAAGGCATTACATGTTACGTTCACACCGGCTCCTATCAGGTGCCAGTCAAAACGCTCACAGGTAAAATCGAGGATGACCTCATTTTGATTGACCGAGTCATTGGAGCGGGAGAGATAGCGATTGCCGATCACCGTTCCTCTCAGCCGACCGTTGAAGAAATGGCGAAGATTGCTTCTGCAGCAAGGATTGGTGGCATGTTATCGGGTAAAGCAGGTATCATAAACGTCCATGTTGGAGACAGCTATGATCATCTGAAAATCATTGAGCAGGTCGTTGAAACAACAGACATTCCAATCAGGCAGTTCTATCCAACACACATCAACCGGAATCCGCATCTATTTGAGGCAGGCATTGCTTATGCAAAGCGTGGAGGTTATGTTGATTTCACGACAAGCTCCATTCCAAAGTTTTTAGAAGAGGGAGAGGTAAAGTGCTCAACCGCCTTAAAAAGAATGCTTGAGGCTGGCGTACAGGCTTCACAAATTACTTTTACGTCAGATGGTCAGGCAAGCCTTCCTGATTTCGATCAGGATGGAGAACTCATTGGCCTGCAGATCGGAAAAGTGACTTCTCTTTATAAAGAGGTGCGAGATGCTGTGTTAGAAGAAAAGGTGCCTTTAAGTACGGCCATTCGTATGGTTACTCAAAACCCTGCTAAAATCTTAAAGCTTACTCAAAAAGGGGAGCTAGTGAGCGGGAAGGACGCCGACGTGGTGCTCTTATCGCACGATGACTACAGCATTGATTCTGTTTTTGCACTGGGGAAACTGATGGTACACAAAGGTGAAGCTGTTGTTAAAGGAACATTCGAATAA
- the yfcC gene encoding putative basic amino acid antiporter YfcC, with product MKEKKAWKVPHTFVIVFFVVLLAALLTYVVPAGQFETEEVTYTQDGEESTRTVLDPDSFSYVTNENGDQVRQGTALFEDGGGAGFLNYVFEGLVSGDKWGSAVGVVAFILIIGGAFGIILRTRAIEQGILNVIDKTKGREILIIPVMFFLFSLGGAVFGMGEEAIAFAIILVPLMVALGYDAITGVMITYVATQVGFATSWMNPFSVAIAQGVSDVPVLSGAPFRIAMWLVFTLVGIIFTWIYASKIKKDPKKSLSYETDAYFRKNGDLKDLQANFTFGHALVVLTLIAGIGWVIWGVIERAYYIPEIASQFFTMGLVAGIIGVMFKLNNMKVDDIAEGFIEGAKDLLPAALIVGMAKGIVIILGGDSPDAPSVLNTMLYGAGQAIGDLPSALSAWFMYAFQSVFNFFVVSGSGQAALTMPLMAPLADIAGVTRQTAVLAFQLGDGLTNIFVPTSAALLGTLGAARIDWGTWARFIWKFMLLLIGMATIFMIIASVINF from the coding sequence GTGAAAGAGAAGAAAGCATGGAAAGTACCCCATACGTTTGTCATTGTCTTCTTTGTAGTGTTGCTTGCTGCTTTGCTGACCTATGTGGTGCCTGCAGGGCAGTTTGAAACCGAGGAAGTCACGTATACACAGGATGGAGAGGAGTCCACGAGAACTGTTCTGGACCCTGACAGTTTCAGCTACGTTACAAACGAGAATGGGGACCAGGTCAGACAGGGAACAGCGCTGTTTGAGGATGGCGGAGGTGCCGGCTTCCTGAACTATGTATTTGAAGGACTCGTTTCGGGAGATAAATGGGGCTCAGCTGTTGGTGTAGTAGCCTTCATTCTGATTATTGGAGGAGCTTTCGGCATTATTTTAAGAACACGTGCCATAGAGCAGGGAATCTTAAATGTGATTGATAAAACAAAGGGCCGTGAAATTTTAATTATTCCGGTAATGTTTTTCCTGTTTTCGCTGGGTGGAGCTGTATTCGGAATGGGTGAAGAAGCGATTGCGTTCGCCATTATTCTCGTTCCGCTGATGGTTGCACTCGGATATGACGCGATTACGGGTGTCATGATTACATATGTAGCTACGCAGGTCGGTTTTGCAACGTCATGGATGAACCCTTTCAGTGTAGCGATTGCTCAGGGGGTTTCGGATGTACCGGTCCTTTCAGGTGCACCATTCCGAATTGCCATGTGGCTTGTTTTTACACTGGTTGGGATTATTTTCACCTGGATTTACGCGTCAAAAATTAAAAAGGATCCGAAGAAATCCTTATCCTATGAGACGGATGCTTATTTCAGAAAAAACGGCGATCTCAAAGACCTGCAGGCGAATTTCACATTTGGCCATGCACTTGTTGTATTAACGCTGATTGCCGGGATTGGCTGGGTGATCTGGGGTGTAATTGAACGTGCTTACTATATTCCTGAAATTGCCTCACAATTCTTTACGATGGGGCTCGTAGCCGGGATTATTGGTGTCATGTTTAAGTTGAATAACATGAAAGTTGATGACATTGCTGAAGGATTTATCGAAGGTGCGAAAGATTTACTGCCGGCTGCCTTAATCGTTGGAATGGCTAAAGGAATTGTCATCATTTTAGGCGGCGACAGTCCTGATGCACCATCTGTTCTGAATACGATGCTATATGGAGCAGGACAAGCGATTGGAGATTTACCTTCAGCGCTTTCGGCCTGGTTTATGTACGCATTCCAATCTGTTTTTAATTTCTTCGTCGTTTCAGGCTCAGGTCAGGCAGCCTTAACGATGCCATTGATGGCGCCTCTTGCAGATATTGCTGGCGTGACAAGACAGACAGCTGTCCTTGCCTTCCAGCTGGGGGATGGATTAACAAACATCTTTGTTCCTACCTCTGCTGCGCTTTTAGGTACGCTTGGTGCAGCCAGAATTGACTGGGGCACTTGGGCGCGTTTTATCTGGAAGTTTATGCTGCTGTTAATTGGTATGGCTACAATTTTTATGATCATCGCCTCTGTGATAAACTTCTGA
- a CDS encoding DEAD/DEAH box helicase, which yields MTTWKDYHLSAPITEALEKLTFTSPTEVQQQVIPALQRKKDVMAKAQTGSGKTAAYAIPLCEAVEWEENKPQALIITPTRELADQVRLDASAIGRFKRIKAVALFGRQSFAKQKLELKQKTHIVAGTPGRLLDHLEKGTFDPSHLRYVVIDEADELFNRGFIEQVEAIMKFMPSKRVTALFSATFSEEVEQVSKKWLTSPERFEIASRVKVEDLITHQYVMVNDEDKLSALKQITMSENPDTCMIFCRTQERTDILTKQLDQAGYPCDKIHGGMVQEERFDVMNEFKRGEFRYLVATDVAARGIDVDNVSLVLNYDIPLEMPAYVHRSGRTGRAGNTGKVISLVEAREQERLQGIIEYRNAPIEEVSLTNFTPDPEAFHQKMEEEQERKTAAIEKVSTDIQKIYVNGGKKKKLRAVDFVGTITSIDGVNAEDIGIITIEPTCSFIEILNGKGPLVIDELREKTIKGKKLKVHPAKK from the coding sequence ATGACAACTTGGAAAGACTATCATCTTAGTGCACCGATTACTGAGGCACTTGAAAAACTCACTTTTACATCCCCGACAGAGGTCCAGCAGCAGGTTATTCCTGCCCTTCAACGCAAAAAAGATGTGATGGCAAAAGCACAGACTGGCAGCGGGAAAACTGCGGCCTATGCGATCCCATTATGTGAAGCGGTTGAGTGGGAAGAAAACAAACCACAGGCGCTAATCATCACACCAACAAGAGAACTGGCTGATCAGGTGCGGCTTGATGCTTCAGCCATTGGACGCTTTAAGCGGATCAAGGCGGTTGCACTTTTCGGCAGACAGTCTTTTGCGAAACAGAAGCTTGAATTAAAGCAGAAAACACATATTGTAGCAGGAACGCCGGGCCGTTTACTCGACCATTTAGAGAAGGGAACGTTTGACCCTTCCCATTTACGATACGTCGTCATTGATGAAGCGGATGAACTGTTTAATCGCGGATTTATTGAGCAGGTGGAGGCCATTATGAAGTTCATGCCCTCTAAACGCGTCACAGCGCTCTTCTCAGCGACTTTTTCAGAAGAGGTGGAACAGGTAAGCAAAAAGTGGTTAACGTCTCCTGAGCGCTTCGAAATTGCTTCACGTGTGAAGGTCGAGGATTTGATCACCCATCAGTATGTAATGGTGAATGATGAAGACAAACTGTCTGCCCTCAAGCAGATTACCATGTCGGAAAATCCCGATACTTGTATGATTTTCTGCCGCACACAGGAGCGCACGGATATTCTGACTAAACAGCTCGATCAGGCAGGCTATCCATGTGACAAAATCCACGGTGGCATGGTGCAGGAAGAGCGTTTTGATGTCATGAACGAATTTAAGCGGGGTGAATTCCGTTATCTCGTGGCAACAGATGTGGCAGCGAGAGGCATTGACGTTGACAATGTGTCGCTCGTTCTTAACTATGATATTCCGCTTGAAATGCCTGCTTACGTGCACCGCAGTGGTAGAACAGGTCGTGCAGGAAACACAGGTAAAGTCATCTCCCTGGTGGAAGCAAGAGAACAGGAGAGGCTTCAAGGCATCATTGAATATAGAAATGCACCGATTGAAGAAGTCAGTCTGACAAATTTCACCCCTGATCCTGAAGCGTTTCATCAGAAAATGGAAGAAGAGCAGGAGCGGAAAACAGCAGCCATTGAAAAAGTCAGCACAGATATTCAGAAGATCTACGTGAATGGCGGCAAAAAGAAAAAGCTGAGAGCCGTTGATTTTGTCGGCACGATTACATCGATTGACGGCGTTAATGCTGAAGATATAGGAATTATCACGATCGAACCGACTTGCTCATTTATCGAAATTTTAAACGGCAAAGGCCCTCTCGTTATAGACGAGCTGCGTGAGAAAACAATCAAAGGTAAAAAGCTGAAGGTACATCCGGCGAAAAAATAA